Proteins encoded by one window of Primulina huaijiensis isolate GDHJ02 chromosome 1, ASM1229523v2, whole genome shotgun sequence:
- the LOC140989877 gene encoding uncharacterized protein — protein sequence MKVHPVPRKHNIALRYDVATVLALANSCRQKKLRRLPHIFEKVLELPFHPDAEVSIDETAEALRFTAATDDISGDIRADAVEICPGVTKIVIRGNGVVDLSGTELELDLWRFRLPASTRPELVSAAYDGRELVVTVPKGAEDDEEDGRGDIGGGRLVFVQ from the coding sequence ATGAAGGTTCACCCAGTACCAAGAAAGCACAACATCGCACTGCGATACGATGTTGCAACAGTGCTCGCCCTTGCGAACAGCTGCCGACAGAAGAAGCTGCGGCGGCTGCCCCACATCTTTGAGAAGGTTCTGGAGCTGCCGTTTCACCCAGACGCCGAGGTTTCGATCGACGAAACCGCCGAGGCCCTCCGATTCACCGCCGCCACGGATGACATCAGCGGTGACATCAGGGCCGATGCCGTTGAGATCTGCCCTGGAGTCACTAAGATTGTTATAAGGGGTAACGGCGTCGTTGACTTGTCGGGCACTGAGTTGGAGCTCGATTTGTGGCGGTTCCGGCTCCCCGCTTCGACCCGGCCGGAGCTGGTCTCAGCCGCTTATGACGGCCGTGAGCTGGTGGTGACGGTTCCGAAAGGGGCAGAGGACGACGAAGAAGATGGCCGCGGGGATATTGGAGGTGGGAGGCTTGTTTTTGTACAGTAA